In the genome of Sorangium aterium, one region contains:
- a CDS encoding DNRLRE domain-containing protein has protein sequence MRTAYLSISASTLALASIISGCMATAEPRDDNEDAIGEGAAALLSCSVLPSGNIVTNGSFESPNVSSGTSSIYNGSITGWQAAYGQIQIHDHSNGMSPAHGSQHVELDATDSSGIYQNLTTVPGATYQLRFAFAARPGTSASQNVLGVVWGGQQVATLTTASSAWVNYTYTLVASGTTTRLQFNDLGISNGQGTLLDNVTVVAADTDQDGVFDSCDNCPAQANPSQADADADGIGDACEPPPPAEPLCVVVQRGTYGSVQDAHIQPGVSWPYGDYPYVVMNTFPEGVQLGVLAFDLSFIPAGSDVESATLSLSHTWKESASTIELHRVNGPWQESTVHAGNFPGYNAAVEASIATVAQASAVVTTNVAALVQSWVDGSPNYGVALHDVNGRTDIRSSEQTNIAPRPKLEVCYTPAQ, from the coding sequence ATGAGAACCGCCTATCTGTCGATCTCTGCCTCTACGCTCGCGCTCGCCTCGATCATTTCCGGCTGCATGGCGACAGCCGAGCCACGCGACGATAACGAAGACGCCATCGGCGAGGGCGCGGCGGCGCTCCTCTCCTGCTCGGTGCTCCCGTCCGGCAACATCGTCACGAACGGCAGCTTCGAATCGCCGAACGTGTCGTCCGGCACGTCGTCGATATACAATGGCTCGATCACCGGCTGGCAGGCCGCCTATGGTCAGATCCAGATCCACGACCACTCGAACGGCATGAGCCCCGCGCACGGCAGCCAGCACGTCGAGCTGGACGCCACGGACTCGAGCGGCATCTATCAGAACCTCACGACCGTGCCGGGAGCGACCTACCAGCTCCGGTTCGCCTTCGCCGCGCGCCCCGGCACGAGCGCGAGCCAGAACGTGCTCGGCGTCGTCTGGGGCGGCCAGCAGGTGGCCACGCTCACGACCGCCAGCTCCGCATGGGTCAATTACACCTATACCCTCGTGGCCTCCGGCACGACGACGCGCCTCCAGTTCAACGATCTGGGCATCTCGAACGGCCAGGGGACGCTCCTCGATAATGTCACCGTGGTCGCCGCCGATACGGACCAGGACGGGGTGTTCGATTCATGCGACAACTGCCCGGCGCAGGCCAACCCCTCCCAGGCCGACGCAGACGCCGACGGCATCGGCGACGCCTGCGAGCCCCCCCCGCCGGCCGAGCCCCTGTGCGTGGTCGTGCAGCGCGGCACGTACGGGAGCGTGCAGGATGCGCATATCCAGCCCGGCGTCTCGTGGCCGTACGGCGATTACCCGTATGTCGTCATGAACACGTTCCCCGAGGGCGTGCAGCTGGGCGTGCTGGCCTTCGATCTGTCGTTCATCCCGGCGGGCTCCGACGTCGAGTCCGCGACCCTCTCGCTGTCTCACACGTGGAAGGAGAGCGCCAGCACCATCGAGCTGCACCGCGTGAACGGCCCCTGGCAGGAGTCGACCGTGCACGCCGGCAACTTCCCCGGGTACAACGCGGCCGTCGAGGCGTCGATCGCCACCGTCGCCCAGGCGAGCGCCGTCGTGACCACCAACGTGGCGGCCCTCGTGCAGTCCTGGGTGGATGGTTCCCCGAACTACGGCGTCGCGCTCCACGATGTGAACGGTCGGACCGACATCCGATCGAGCGAGCAAACGAACATCGCCCCCCGGCCGAAGCTCGAGGTCTGCTACACGCCGGCCCAGTAG
- a CDS encoding N-acetylmuramoyl-L-alanine amidase family protein, translating to MISRRKLLLGLAGAAGAAALSRALAPGSPREIAARRALKLPIAPSGWPFPGARVVAPSAVFPPDFGVRRVYLDAGHGAPGNSGNLSCFCVDEQDFTLAAARALAERLVATGRFEARVGRTGDRPLPYAERVEDAARWGADAFVSLHSDVRGRTETWSPGQGRQCPLSLAAPGFAVLWSDEGEPALCALRLALARGFARRMEEAGLLPYDGAAYSGLYEPDTAQPGVFLDRRPPGQRIFVLRRPSMPSILVETHHALDAREATRWTEPATLDAFAAAAAAALADALGAAGAPASALGGAGAPASPPPT from the coding sequence GTGATCTCGCGCAGGAAGCTCCTCCTCGGTCTCGCCGGCGCCGCCGGCGCAGCCGCCCTCTCACGGGCGCTCGCCCCGGGCTCCCCGCGCGAGATCGCGGCGCGGCGCGCCCTCAAGCTCCCGATCGCGCCGAGCGGGTGGCCCTTTCCAGGGGCCCGCGTCGTCGCCCCCTCCGCCGTCTTTCCGCCGGATTTCGGGGTCCGCCGCGTCTACCTCGACGCCGGACATGGCGCCCCTGGCAACTCCGGCAACCTCTCGTGCTTCTGCGTCGACGAGCAGGACTTCACCCTCGCCGCGGCGCGCGCCCTCGCCGAGCGGCTCGTCGCCACGGGGCGCTTCGAGGCGCGCGTGGGCAGGACCGGCGACCGGCCGTTGCCCTACGCGGAGCGCGTCGAGGACGCCGCCAGGTGGGGCGCCGACGCCTTCGTCAGCCTGCACTCGGACGTGCGCGGCAGGACCGAGACGTGGTCGCCCGGCCAGGGCCGCCAGTGCCCGCTCAGCCTCGCCGCGCCGGGGTTCGCCGTCCTGTGGTCCGACGAAGGCGAGCCTGCCCTCTGCGCCCTCCGGCTCGCGCTCGCGCGCGGCTTCGCGAGGCGCATGGAAGAAGCAGGCCTGTTGCCCTACGACGGCGCCGCGTACAGCGGCCTGTACGAGCCGGACACCGCCCAGCCCGGCGTCTTCCTCGACCGGCGCCCCCCGGGACAGCGCATCTTCGTGCTGCGCCGCCCCTCCATGCCCTCCATCCTCGTCGAGACCCACCACGCGCTCGACGCCCGCGAGGCGACCCGCTGGACCGAGCCCGCCACGCTCGACGCCTTCGCCGCCGCTGCGGCCGCCGCGCTGGCCGATGCGCTCGGCGCTGCGGGTGCGCCGGCCAGCGCGCTCGGCGGCGCCGGCGCGCCGGCCTCCCCGCCGCCCACCTGA
- the lon gene encoding endopeptidase La, with the protein MPERRSLPVLSLRDTVLFPGIATPITVGRLKTLRAVEAALRVEGEDKRIFAVAQRDAAEEPTAGGLFSIGVIARITQVQRFGSGLQLVLYCERRAAAPRYTEVDGVIRAPVIELADLPLRPEEDGALEALSREVRERAVEYGRHRGAPEDVLKQFVGSMYGPAELVNHIAFYLDLPTPEKQALLEILSTEERMRSLALHLYRQIGIVETQEKIRTTVEEELGERQREIYLREQLRAIQKELGEEDDENAAARLEHKLQRANLPPEILQEARRDLARLRRMGRETSPEAQVLMTWLEWVADLPWNQRTDDHVDLDRARAILDEDHYGLGDVKDRVLEFLAVRKLRLEQARSEGERSRAISRGPILLFLGPPGTGKTSIAESIARALGRKYVRVSLGGARDEADIRGHRRTYVGAMSGRILQGIKRVGSKNPVIVLDEVDKLGASYQGDPGAALLEVLDPAQNDGFVDHYLGLPFDLSEVLFICTANFRETIPPPLFDRMEPALFAGYTEQEKHEIARKYLLPRQRKECGLREEQLRVTGTALGGIISGYTREAGVRQLERTLGALARKAARRIAGGEIERAVVGADEDVKELLGRAKMRLERRLQYDQPGVATGMYYTQMGGDIMHVEASVMPGKGDFVLTGQLGDVMKESGRAALSYARAHAAELGVPSDRLQRRDVHIHVPAGAVPKDGPSAGVTMAVALVSALSGRPVRSDIAMTGEITLRGTVLPIGGIKEKVLGAHRAGIFEILLPADNEADLDDLPAEVRSSLEFYLVNTLDEALALCLRLRSIRLEAPEEMPHARAS; encoded by the coding sequence ATGCCCGAGCGCCGATCGTTGCCCGTGCTCTCGTTGCGCGACACCGTCCTCTTCCCTGGGATAGCGACGCCCATCACGGTCGGACGGCTGAAGACGCTCCGCGCGGTGGAGGCCGCCCTCCGGGTCGAGGGAGAAGACAAGCGCATCTTCGCGGTCGCCCAGCGCGACGCCGCCGAGGAGCCCACCGCGGGCGGCCTCTTCTCGATCGGCGTGATCGCCCGCATCACCCAGGTGCAGCGGTTCGGGTCGGGCCTTCAGCTCGTGCTCTATTGCGAGCGGCGAGCGGCCGCGCCCCGCTACACCGAGGTCGACGGCGTGATCCGAGCCCCCGTCATCGAGCTCGCCGATCTACCCCTCCGTCCAGAGGAGGACGGCGCCCTCGAGGCGCTCTCCCGCGAGGTGCGCGAGCGCGCCGTCGAGTACGGCCGGCACCGCGGCGCGCCGGAGGACGTGCTCAAGCAGTTCGTCGGCAGCATGTACGGCCCGGCCGAGCTCGTGAACCACATCGCCTTCTACCTGGACCTCCCGACCCCCGAGAAGCAGGCGCTGCTCGAGATCCTCTCGACGGAAGAGCGGATGCGCAGCCTCGCGCTGCACCTCTACCGGCAGATCGGCATCGTCGAGACCCAGGAGAAGATCAGGACGACCGTCGAGGAGGAGCTCGGCGAGCGGCAGCGGGAGATCTACCTGCGCGAGCAGCTGCGCGCGATCCAGAAGGAGCTCGGCGAGGAAGACGACGAGAACGCAGCGGCACGTCTGGAGCACAAGCTGCAGCGGGCCAACCTGCCGCCGGAGATCCTGCAGGAGGCCCGGCGCGATCTCGCGCGGCTGCGGCGCATGGGGCGGGAGACGTCGCCCGAGGCGCAGGTCCTCATGACGTGGCTCGAGTGGGTGGCGGATCTGCCCTGGAACCAGCGGACCGACGACCACGTCGATCTCGATCGGGCGCGGGCGATCCTCGACGAGGATCACTACGGCCTGGGCGACGTGAAGGACCGGGTGCTCGAGTTCCTGGCCGTCCGGAAGCTGCGCCTGGAGCAGGCGAGGAGCGAAGGCGAGCGGAGCCGCGCCATCTCCCGCGGGCCGATCCTGCTCTTCCTCGGTCCGCCCGGGACCGGCAAGACGTCCATCGCGGAGTCGATCGCGCGGGCGCTCGGGCGCAAGTACGTCCGCGTCTCGCTGGGCGGGGCGCGCGACGAGGCGGACATCCGCGGCCACCGGCGCACGTACGTGGGCGCGATGTCCGGCCGCATCCTCCAGGGCATCAAGCGGGTGGGCTCGAAGAACCCTGTGATCGTCCTCGACGAGGTCGACAAGCTCGGCGCCTCCTACCAGGGCGATCCCGGCGCGGCGCTGCTCGAGGTGCTGGATCCGGCGCAGAACGACGGCTTCGTCGACCACTACCTCGGCCTGCCGTTCGACCTGTCCGAGGTGCTGTTCATCTGCACGGCGAACTTCCGGGAGACGATCCCCCCTCCGCTGTTCGACCGGATGGAGCCCGCGCTGTTCGCCGGATACACGGAGCAGGAGAAGCACGAGATCGCCCGGAAGTACCTGCTCCCCCGGCAACGGAAGGAGTGCGGGCTGCGCGAGGAGCAGCTGCGCGTGACGGGCACGGCGCTCGGCGGGATCATCAGCGGATACACGCGCGAGGCGGGCGTACGCCAGCTGGAACGGACGCTCGGCGCGCTGGCGCGGAAGGCCGCGCGCAGGATCGCGGGCGGCGAGATCGAGCGGGCTGTGGTGGGCGCCGACGAAGACGTGAAGGAATTGCTCGGCCGAGCGAAGATGCGCCTTGAGCGGAGGCTGCAATACGATCAGCCGGGGGTCGCGACCGGCATGTATTACACGCAGATGGGTGGCGACATCATGCACGTCGAGGCGAGCGTGATGCCCGGCAAGGGCGATTTCGTCCTCACGGGGCAGCTGGGCGACGTCATGAAGGAGAGCGGCCGCGCGGCGCTGAGCTATGCGCGCGCGCACGCGGCGGAGCTCGGCGTGCCGTCCGATCGGCTGCAGCGGCGGGACGTTCACATCCATGTTCCGGCGGGGGCGGTGCCGAAGGACGGGCCGAGCGCGGGCGTGACGATGGCCGTGGCGCTGGTGAGCGCCCTGTCGGGCAGGCCGGTCAGGAGCGACATCGCGATGACGGGGGAGATCACGCTTCGCGGGACGGTGCTGCCGATCGGGGGGATCAAGGAGAAGGTGCTGGGGGCGCACCGCGCGGGGATCTTCGAGATCCTGCTGCCGGCGGACAACGAGGCGGATCTCGACGATCTGCCGGCCGAGGTGAGGAGCTCGCTCGAGTTCTACCTGGTGAACACGCTCGACGAGGCGCTCGCGCTCTGCCTGCGGCTCCGCTCGATCCGCCTGGAGGCGCCCGAGGAGATGCCGCACGCGCGGGCATCCTGA
- a CDS encoding alpha/beta hydrolase — protein sequence MPADTFTFQADDGRELFVYRWLPDGGARGVVHVAHGMSEHAGRYARLAQALCAAGWAVYANDHRGHGATARGSDELGFFASQGGFQRVVRDLAQLLARARGEHPGLPVVLFGHSMGAALAQEILIEHGGSIDGAVLSGAAGKANALVDAGRLVARAERRRLGERGKSQLLQTMSFDSFNKVFAPTRTPFDWLSRDRAEVDVYMADPRCGFPATTSLWVDLLDGMAALARPERLSRIPKDLPLYVFSGSRDPVGGLLKGVTQMIEAYRAAGLRRVAQRFYPGGRHEMLNEINREEVVRDLLAWLAAEVASEARAPERPAQSGAGPRAGAAPG from the coding sequence ATGCCCGCGGACACCTTCACGTTTCAGGCGGACGACGGCCGAGAGCTCTTCGTGTACCGCTGGCTCCCGGACGGCGGGGCGCGCGGCGTCGTCCACGTCGCGCACGGCATGTCGGAGCACGCGGGCCGCTATGCGCGCCTCGCGCAGGCGCTCTGCGCCGCCGGGTGGGCCGTCTACGCGAACGACCACCGCGGCCACGGCGCGACGGCGCGCGGGAGCGACGAGCTCGGCTTCTTCGCGAGCCAGGGCGGCTTCCAGCGGGTCGTCCGCGATCTCGCGCAGCTCCTCGCGCGCGCGCGCGGCGAGCACCCCGGCCTGCCGGTCGTCCTCTTCGGCCACAGCATGGGCGCCGCCCTCGCGCAGGAGATCCTGATCGAGCACGGCGGCTCGATCGACGGCGCGGTGCTCTCCGGCGCCGCGGGCAAGGCGAACGCGCTCGTGGACGCGGGCCGGCTCGTGGCCCGCGCGGAGCGGAGGCGGCTTGGCGAGCGCGGCAAGAGCCAGCTCCTCCAGACGATGAGCTTCGACAGCTTCAACAAGGTGTTCGCGCCGACGCGCACGCCCTTCGACTGGCTCTCTCGCGATCGCGCCGAGGTCGACGTGTACATGGCCGATCCCCGCTGCGGCTTCCCCGCGACGACCTCGCTCTGGGTCGACCTGCTCGACGGGATGGCGGCGCTGGCGCGCCCCGAGCGGCTCTCGCGCATCCCGAAGGACCTGCCCCTCTATGTCTTCTCCGGCTCTCGCGATCCGGTCGGCGGGCTGCTCAAGGGCGTCACCCAGATGATCGAGGCGTACCGCGCCGCCGGCCTCCGCAGGGTGGCGCAGCGGTTCTACCCCGGCGGGCGCCACGAGATGCTGAACGAGATCAACCGCGAGGAGGTCGTGCGGGACCTGCTCGCGTGGCTCGCCGCCGAGGTGGCGAGCGAGGCGAGAGCTCCGGAGAGGCCCGCGCAATCGGGCGCCGGGCCGCGCGCCGGCGCCGCGCCCGGCTGA
- a CDS encoding NFACT RNA binding domain-containing protein — MGSKGRPYRTLTIDGFEVLVGRGDDDNDALTFEIAEPHDLWLHVAGGTPGSHVIVRNPERVEVPREVVERAAAAAAWYSKARSAAKVEVHVCRAADVSKPRGAPAGLVQLARWKSVRVRPEIPGRDPG, encoded by the coding sequence ATGGGCAGCAAGGGGCGGCCGTACCGCACGCTCACGATTGATGGCTTCGAGGTGCTCGTCGGCCGCGGCGACGACGACAACGACGCGCTGACCTTCGAGATCGCCGAGCCGCACGATCTCTGGCTGCACGTGGCCGGCGGTACGCCGGGCAGCCACGTGATCGTGCGCAACCCCGAGCGCGTGGAGGTCCCGCGCGAGGTGGTCGAGCGCGCGGCGGCGGCGGCGGCGTGGTACTCGAAGGCGAGGAGCGCCGCCAAGGTGGAGGTCCACGTCTGCCGCGCGGCCGACGTGAGCAAGCCGCGGGGCGCGCCCGCGGGGCTCGTGCAGCTCGCGCGGTGGAAGAGCGTGCGCGTGCGGCCGGAGATCCCCGGGCGCGATCCGGGGTGA
- a CDS encoding glycoside hydrolase family 5 protein — protein sequence MTHSYRLASFSILGLLVACSSTDPDATSGAGAASGGATGGSSVSTATGDATTSGAGTGDAGAGGAGTGDAGAGGAGTGGTGGSGGAGGAATPADAAAMVPGMGIGANIGNTLENTTAWETGWGQPLITQTFINGMASHGIKTVRVPVAWDTYAANGTIDAAKMARVKEVVGWIEAAGMYSIVNIHWDGGWIYNEDNTDKYKLTDAVKTRFASYWTQIATAFSDVGHKLILEGMNEEGNYWVNGVHDGGTPDYAALNEMNQLFVTTVREQGGYNASRALLIAGFVTDVDRTCVSDFKVPTDPAGTKSLFLSIHYYTPYTFCGLDTVESWGSPKTTWGSEPEKAELKSKFDTLGAFSAQRSIPIILGEFGVTLGTNYPREPASRTLWMRSVVEAAKSRGVVPVLWDTGTDIKRTDGSFSTEWQAVVSAVNR from the coding sequence ATGACTCACTCGTATCGACTCGCTTCCTTCTCGATTCTCGGCTTGCTGGTCGCTTGCAGCTCGACGGATCCCGATGCCACGTCGGGCGCAGGCGCGGCCTCTGGAGGAGCCACCGGCGGCAGCAGCGTAAGCACGGCCACGGGCGACGCCACGACGAGCGGCGCCGGTACGGGCGACGCCGGCGCGGGCGGCGCCGGTACGGGCGATGCCGGCGCGGGCGGCGCCGGCACGGGGGGAACCGGGGGCTCCGGCGGGGCCGGCGGAGCGGCGACGCCGGCGGATGCCGCGGCCATGGTCCCCGGCATGGGTATCGGGGCCAACATCGGCAATACGCTGGAGAACACCACCGCCTGGGAGACGGGCTGGGGCCAGCCGCTGATCACGCAGACGTTCATCAACGGCATGGCCAGCCACGGCATCAAGACGGTGCGCGTGCCCGTGGCCTGGGACACCTACGCCGCCAACGGCACGATCGACGCCGCCAAGATGGCCCGAGTCAAGGAGGTGGTGGGCTGGATCGAGGCCGCCGGAATGTACTCGATCGTGAACATCCACTGGGACGGGGGCTGGATCTACAACGAGGACAATACCGATAAATACAAGCTCACCGACGCCGTCAAGACCAGGTTCGCGTCCTACTGGACCCAGATCGCCACGGCCTTCAGCGACGTCGGCCACAAGCTGATCCTCGAGGGCATGAACGAGGAGGGGAACTACTGGGTCAACGGCGTTCATGACGGCGGGACGCCGGACTACGCCGCCCTGAACGAGATGAACCAGCTCTTCGTCACCACCGTGCGCGAGCAGGGCGGCTACAACGCGAGCCGCGCCCTGCTCATCGCCGGCTTCGTGACGGACGTCGACAGGACCTGTGTGAGCGATTTCAAGGTGCCGACCGATCCGGCCGGCACGAAGAGCCTCTTCCTCTCGATCCACTACTACACGCCCTACACCTTCTGCGGCCTCGACACGGTGGAGAGCTGGGGCTCTCCCAAGACGACGTGGGGCTCGGAGCCCGAGAAGGCGGAGCTGAAGAGCAAGTTCGACACGCTCGGCGCGTTCAGCGCGCAGCGGAGCATCCCGATCATCCTCGGCGAGTTCGGCGTCACGCTGGGCACGAACTACCCCCGTGAGCCCGCGTCGCGGACGCTGTGGATGCGGTCGGTGGTGGAGGCGGCGAAGTCGCGCGGCGTCGTCCCCGTGCTGTGGGACACGGGGACGGACATCAAGCGCACGGACGGCTCGTTCTCGACGGAGTGGCAAGCTGTCGTGAGCGCCGTCAACCGGTAG
- a CDS encoding AMP-dependent synthetase/ligase, giving the protein MSTVLHRLEQWANESPDAPAQRFKSQGEWKTLTAREYRDRVHHIALFLESKGFDASQVGAILSYNCPQWVHVDLAALLVGGKSAGLYPNSTAKDIQYILSHTEATLLSVQNKEYFQKISGEKGEYSAPDSVKWILVFDGDTSISPKAISYEQALAEGRALAGQPGAKTFADYLAKIDPRAGAFLIYTSGTTGNPKGAMLSHDNLAYTADMAVKYWNLPFARGTMFSFLPLCHIAEKLQCVGAGLTQRYTVNFCSKFENVSSELPEVQPTLLLCVPRLWEKMMEGVMAKVRGGKGAKKKLAEWALAVGARVAQAKYAQRAPSALDALQLALADKLVLGKVRAALGLGKAEVLASGAAALAPHISTWFRALGLEILEDFGQTESTGVICMTEPGIEGAGTVGKPVPGVEFKLAEDGEILTRGRHVFVGYYKDKAATEATLEDGWLHTGDLGEWNERGQLKIRGRKKEILKTSGGKMIAPLPIEERLKAAEIISQVCMVGDGRKYLSALITLTEGKLAELKERGALGGDAAITSPEVVGQVKAHVDALNAELASFEQIKRFTVLGREFSVQDGEMTPTLKMKRNVIEQRFRGTIDEMYPAE; this is encoded by the coding sequence ATGAGCACCGTCCTCCACCGTCTGGAACAGTGGGCTAACGAATCTCCTGACGCGCCGGCCCAGCGCTTCAAATCTCAAGGCGAGTGGAAGACGCTGACCGCGCGCGAGTACCGTGACCGGGTCCACCACATCGCGCTGTTCCTCGAGTCCAAGGGCTTCGACGCGAGCCAGGTCGGCGCGATCCTCTCGTACAACTGCCCGCAGTGGGTCCACGTCGACCTGGCGGCGTTGCTCGTCGGGGGCAAGTCGGCGGGCCTCTACCCGAACTCCACGGCGAAAGACATCCAGTACATCCTGAGCCACACCGAGGCGACGCTGCTCTCGGTGCAAAACAAGGAGTACTTTCAGAAGATCTCCGGGGAGAAGGGCGAGTATTCCGCCCCTGACAGCGTGAAGTGGATCCTCGTCTTCGATGGCGACACATCGATCTCTCCCAAGGCGATCTCGTACGAACAGGCCCTGGCCGAGGGCCGCGCGCTCGCGGGGCAGCCGGGCGCGAAGACGTTCGCCGACTACCTCGCGAAGATCGACCCCAGGGCCGGCGCGTTCCTTATCTACACCTCGGGTACGACGGGCAACCCCAAGGGGGCCATGCTGTCGCACGACAACCTGGCTTACACGGCCGACATGGCCGTGAAGTACTGGAACCTGCCGTTCGCGCGGGGCACGATGTTCTCGTTCCTCCCGCTCTGTCACATCGCCGAGAAGCTGCAGTGCGTCGGGGCCGGCCTTACCCAGCGCTACACCGTCAACTTCTGCTCGAAGTTCGAGAACGTCTCGAGCGAGCTCCCCGAGGTGCAGCCCACGCTGCTGCTCTGCGTGCCGCGGCTCTGGGAGAAGATGATGGAAGGCGTGATGGCGAAGGTGCGCGGCGGCAAGGGCGCCAAGAAGAAGCTGGCCGAGTGGGCGCTCGCCGTGGGCGCCCGCGTGGCCCAGGCGAAGTACGCGCAGCGCGCGCCGAGCGCGCTCGACGCGTTGCAGCTCGCGCTCGCCGACAAGCTCGTGCTGGGCAAGGTGCGCGCGGCGCTCGGCCTGGGCAAGGCCGAGGTGCTCGCCTCGGGCGCGGCGGCGCTCGCGCCGCACATCTCGACGTGGTTCCGCGCGCTGGGCCTCGAGATCCTCGAGGACTTCGGCCAGACCGAGTCGACAGGCGTCATCTGCATGACCGAGCCGGGCATCGAGGGCGCGGGCACCGTGGGCAAGCCCGTGCCGGGCGTCGAGTTCAAGCTGGCCGAGGACGGCGAGATCCTGACGCGCGGCCGGCACGTGTTCGTCGGCTATTACAAGGACAAGGCGGCGACGGAGGCCACGCTCGAGGACGGCTGGCTGCACACAGGCGATCTCGGCGAGTGGAACGAGCGCGGGCAGCTCAAGATCCGGGGCCGCAAGAAGGAGATCCTCAAGACCTCGGGCGGCAAGATGATCGCGCCGCTCCCGATCGAGGAGAGGCTCAAGGCGGCGGAGATCATCAGCCAGGTGTGCATGGTGGGCGACGGCCGCAAGTACCTCTCGGCGCTGATCACGCTGACCGAGGGCAAGCTCGCCGAGCTGAAGGAGCGGGGCGCCCTGGGCGGCGACGCCGCGATCACGAGCCCCGAGGTGGTCGGCCAGGTGAAGGCGCACGTCGACGCCCTGAACGCGGAGCTCGCCAGCTTCGAGCAGATCAAGCGGTTCACGGTCCTCGGCCGCGAGTTCTCGGTGCAGGACGGCGAGATGACGCCGACGCTCAAGATGAAGCGCAACGTGATCGAGCAGCGCTTCCGCGGGACCATCGACGAGATGTATCCCGCCGAGTGA
- a CDS encoding glutathione peroxidase, whose translation MLKNLEGQRVPDVTFRTRVDGQWKDVATKDVFAGKKVVVFALPGAFTPTCSSSHVPRYNELADEFKRRGVDTIACVSVNDAFVMDEWCKAQEADKVLFLPDGNGEFSEKMGMLVDKANLGFGKRSWRYSMLVDDGVIKKMFIEPEVAGDPFDVSDADTMLKYLDPSSKAPHDVLLFTKPGCGYCTKAKQLLDARKIPYEEVAASPRRLRAVSGKGTTPQVFVDGKYIGGADELEAYLAKA comes from the coding sequence ATGCTGAAGAACCTCGAAGGGCAGCGCGTTCCGGATGTCACGTTTCGCACCCGTGTCGACGGTCAATGGAAGGACGTGGCCACCAAGGACGTGTTCGCTGGCAAGAAGGTGGTGGTGTTCGCGCTGCCGGGCGCCTTCACGCCGACCTGCTCGAGCAGCCATGTGCCGCGCTACAACGAGCTCGCGGACGAGTTCAAGCGGCGCGGGGTGGACACGATCGCGTGCGTGTCCGTGAACGACGCGTTCGTGATGGATGAGTGGTGCAAGGCGCAGGAGGCGGACAAGGTCCTGTTCCTGCCCGACGGAAACGGGGAGTTCTCCGAGAAGATGGGCATGCTCGTCGACAAGGCGAACCTCGGCTTCGGCAAGCGCTCGTGGCGCTACTCGATGCTGGTCGACGACGGCGTGATCAAGAAGATGTTCATCGAGCCCGAGGTCGCGGGCGATCCATTCGATGTGTCGGACGCCGACACGATGCTGAAGTACCTGGATCCGTCGTCGAAGGCGCCGCACGACGTGCTGCTGTTCACGAAGCCGGGGTGTGGCTACTGTACCAAGGCGAAGCAGCTCCTCGACGCGCGGAAGATCCCTTACGAGGAGGTGGCGGCCTCGCCGCGCCGCCTGCGCGCGGTGAGCGGCAAGGGCACGACCCCGCAGGTCTTCGTCGACGGCAAGTACATCGGCGGCGCCGACGAGCTCGAAGCCTACCTCGCGAAGGCCTGA